GGTGTCTACTCCCAAAGACACGATCAATGCCTCAGATCTGAACTTTTGAATTTCATTTATCACCTCGTCTAAAGCCTGAGCCCAAGTTTCATATCTGGTTCCAGGGAGCATTGGAAAATTGAAGTTATAACCCTCTCCGTCTATCTTTCCAGTTTCATCAGCATATCCCGAATAGTAAGGGTATGAATCCTCTGGCTGTCCATGCAATGAGGCAAAGAGAACATCCCCTCGCTCATAAAAAATGTCCTGCGTCCCATTTCCATGATGGAAATCTATGTCGATGATGGCAACTTTCTCAGCACCTTGATCAATGAACAATTGGGCTACGACGGCAGTGTTGTTTAGGAAGCAATACCCTCCGAAAAGATCTTTACCTGCATGATGACCGGGAGGCCTGCACAACGCCAAGCAAGCAGCATCTCCATTTGCAACTACTTTTTGAGCTTGTTGAGCAACCATACAGGAGGCCTTGGCGGCTTCCCAAGTTCCTGCGTTAATCGAAGTGTCATTGCCAGAGCTGTAAAAACCTGCCTTACCATCTATATGCTTTGGACAACGTTGCTGCATTCTACGAACGGGAAAATTTCCCGCCATCAGATCACCTTTGAAACCAGCAGCTAGCCACTCTTGCCAGGCTGTCTCAAGAAACTGTAAATAATCTGCGGAGTGAACCTTCAGAACAGGTCCTGAATTCCATAAATCATCACACTGGATACCAGTGAAACCGGCCTCATCCAAATGATGCATGATCAAATCAATTCTTTCTGGTTTCTCAAAAGGGGTGACCATTTCCCCACGATGATACTCTGCTTGAGGGAAGTGTAGTTTATGTGAATCTGTGTAAATAAATTTCATCGATAATTTGTTTCTGAATTTTTCTCGTGCTGCAAAGACTTTCATCGAGTTGATTGGGATGCCTGCAACCGAACTGAGCGGAATCGACTTGGAGACTCACCGTAAACCTGTGTGAACAAATTTGTAAAATGAGCACAGTCTGAAAAGCCACAGTCGAAAGCGATCCGAGTGATGTTCAAATTGGTGTTCAATAAGTACCAACGCGCTCTCTTTATTCGAAGCTGCCTCCAAAACTTTGCAGGCGAAACATGCGCGTGTTTTTGAAAAGCTCTTTCCAGTTGGCGTTGGCTGCAGCCAAGCTGATTGGCTAGATCTTTGACACAAAAAGGGAAAGTGAGGTTTTTCTTCATCAATTCAATGGCATCCTTTATTCTTGGATCCTGACAATGATCCAACTCATCATATGGGTGTCGAGGAGTGTGAAGATTTTCACGATGCTGATCCACCATCATGTGAGATAATCCCTTTCTTGCCTGAGTCTCCCCAAGATGATTTATAAGGATGGTGACCGCAAGGTCAATCGCTGCGGTGCCTCCTGCGCAAGTGATTCGATTAAGATCAATCACGAAAAGTTCATCTATTACAGGAATAATATTAGGATAACTTTCAACGAACTCGTTGAGATGTCTCGGGTGAACTGCACATTTTTGATTTTTCAATAAGCCTGCTTCTGCCAATACAAAGACACCGACGCACAAGCCCACCAATGGAATTTTGAGTTCTTCTGCTTTTCTTAGAAATTCATAGGTTTGCTTAGAAATAAATCGAATGAGGTCAGTTTGTCCTCCAACAACGACAATGTAATCGAATTCAGTTGGGTCACCATACAACTCCCATGGAGGGATTGTGACTCCACAACTGGAGGGGATCGGTTCCATCGATGGACCAAGGATTTTCCACTTACAATAGACTTGTTGACTGTAGTCTGATTCATCGGCAGCGTGACGAAGTGTATCGATGAAGCCAGCTAGGGGGAGAATAGTAAAGCCCGGGACTAGTACGAAACCTATTCGCAAGTCTGGCTGGATGAGCCTTCCGTCAATGTCATGAAAATTCTGATTGTATTTTTCGAGTCCATTCATACGGATCAATTTGATTAGGGTTCAGAATGATTTTAGAAATATTTTGTACCGAAAAAATAAGATGCTTTACAGGATCTGTCGTAAATCTTCAAATTTGTGTCGCATTTTTGGTTGCTAAGCTCAGTTGAACTTCATAGGATTCCCCACCTCTTTTTCTCAGGACGAAATTAAGAATTCTGGGAAATGTTTAAACTCTTTCAAAAGGAGAGGGCATGAAGACTAGGTTTTTAAAATGGTGTTTGATGGCGGTTTCACTGTCAGTAATCCCATTAGCAAGCGCTTATGCAGCGGACTGTGTCCACAAGGTCGGTGGATTAGCTCCTCTATCAGCGCCAGGATCTGTTGTTGGTGGTGAAGCAATGCGGGATGCCATGTTGTTGGCGGAGAGAGATGTAAACGCTGCTGGCGGAGTGCTGGGCTGTGATCTCGAAGTTGTCATCACTGATACTGAAGGTTTGCCAGAAAAGGCGACCGCTATGATGGAGAAATTGATTACTCAGGATGATGTTGTAGCTGTGGGAGGCGGTTACCACAGTTCCGTAGGTGTAGCTTCCAAGGACGTGGCTAATGCTCGCGGTATTCCTGTCGTGTTTGCTGAAACCTGGAATGATACAATCACAGGAGATAAGCAGAAGTATATCTTCCGAATTGCTCCCTTGAGTTCTTGGGCATCTGGAGTGATCTGGCAATTCGCTGCCCAGGCTCCAGGTGTGAAAAAGGTTGCGATAGTTACAGAGAATACTGATTACGGAATCCCTGCTGCCAAGGAGTGTGAAGTCGGTCTAGGGTCCAAGGGAATCAGTTCTGTGACCTTTGGAGTTGATATTGGAACCCAGGATTTTGCAGGTATCGTGGAACGGGTGAAAGCTGAGAATCCAGACTATATTATTGTTTTGCTGACAGGTGAGGCTGGTTTCAATTTCACTCAGCAGGCTGCAGATGCTGGAACGGGTCCACAAGATATTATGTTTCACGCAAACCAAGCAGGTTTAGAGAGTAAGGCTTGGTGGGAAAACGTCCCGGATGGGAGATTAGCATTCATGGCCAGGATCGGAGTGCCCGAAACAATGTATTCTGCATCTGCACTCAAATTTGCTAAAGATTACAAAGCTAAGACTGGCAAGACAGGAGTAGAAAGTTTTGCACTAGAGGCTTATGACTCAATTGGTATTCTGGCCCAAGCGATCAACGAGGCAGGCTCAACCAACGGGGATGCAATTGTGAGCGCCCTTGAAAACATTTCCTATGATGGAGTCCTTGGCCAAATCTACTTCCCTTATGGTTCCAAAAAAGATCCATCAGCAGATGGCAAAGGAGACGAGTGGTGGCACCAGTGGCCAGATGTCGCGATTACAATGGTTCAATATCAAAAAGAAGGCGAACCATCCAATACGATGACCATTGTTTACCCAGAGGCCTACAAGACGGGTGAACCTGAATACGTAGATTAGTCTAATAACTGAAGGTTCAGAGCTTTTTGCTCTGGATCCCCCTCCTTTTTATCCCCACGGTACTCTGATTTATGGAATTCGCCCCAATCTTTTGGTGGACATCCCTTTGGCTGCTTGTCTGGGGGATTGTTGGGAGCTTTGGAACTAGGCGGATCTATCTCGCAAAAGATCTCGATACCTCGAATGCCGTGTTGATGGGTTCTTTAATTGGAGCGTCTCTGGGTCCCATTGGTTTGCTGTTTCTATGGCTAAAGACGCCTGAAGCCAGTAAGAGACTAATTATTCTGCCCTCCTTGCTGACCGTTGGCATTCTAATGACTGCCTTTGCCCTCGCTGATCCCCAAAATAACTGTGTTTCCAACAGTTCCTTTGTATTGTCACAAATCACAAATGGACTCATCATTGGGATCATTTATGGTTTGATGGCACTTGGACTTACCTTGATTTTCTCAATTCTTGGGGTTGTCAGTTTCTCCCATGGTGAATTTTACATGATTGGAGGAATGATCACCTACTACGTCACAGTGGTTTGGTTTCCAGGTATTTCTCCTGTAGTGGGTATTTTGATAGCGTGCTTAGCTACCTTTATTTTGGGCGCAGTGTTCGAACGTTTGTTTCTTACACCCATGTATGACGGTCGGATCGAACGACCTGTTGAATATGGTATTCTAGTGACCTTCGGGCTGGCCTTCACATTAATGTATTTTGTTCAAGCCGTCGCCGGTTCGAACCCAGTTAAGGCAAAACGGTTTTTTGATTTTCCACGAATCCGTTTTCCTTCAAAAGAAGATCCCTGGCTAATCAAGACCAGCCGAGGGAATATGGAATTATTTGACACAATTTCGATCTCTAATCCTCGCTTCATCGCTGCGGTCATTTCTATTTTAGTTCTCCTGGGCCTCTTGTACTTTCTCTATAAGACTTGGACTGGCAAAGCGCTCCGTGCAGTTAGCCAGGATCGTGAGGCCGCAGCGATTGCTGGAATCAATCCCCACCGGATGAATATGCTAGCCTTTGCGATGGGGGGGATGATTGCTGCTCTCTCTGGAGCGACACTAGTGCAAGCCTTCTCATGGTTGCCACACGTTGGTTTGATTCCAGCGATGCGATCCTTTGTAATCGTTGTGCTAGGTGGGTTGGGTTCGTTACCTGGAGCCTTTTTCGGTGGGATCATAATTGGCTTGGTAGAAGCAGCTGGGACTGGGTGTGTTCCCGATCCTCAGAAAGCCTCTTCGTACATTCCCGCTTACGGCATGATTGTCCTCACCCTCACCCTACTCTTGCGACCAACTGGGTTGATGGGGCGTCGTTTTGCCAGTGGAACGCATGGTAAGCTATGACTAGAATCCAAGTTCTCTGGTTAATCTGTTTCGGAATCGTGGGGTTCTTCCTGGCCTTCCCCTTCATTTATGGCGGTCGTGATTACGAATACATCATGCACATTTGCATTACAGGATTCTTCTACGCAATCTTGGCCTCTAGTTGGTCGATGCTTGCTGGATATGGGGGACAGTTTTCCTTTGGACACATGGGTTTCATGGGTTTGGGAGCTTATGGGACAGCTCTCTTCAGTCACTACTTTTATCTCTCACCCGAACCGACAGGGCTTTGTACTGAGTTCGCTTTTGGAGATCAGTATTTCATCATCAAGAATCCAGTTGGAGTCACCTCCAGTACACTAACCCAAGACTGCCTTACCAAGGCGATGGAGAATTGGAATGGTACTGTGGAAGTCACACCCATGCCAATTGTTTTGGGAATTCTAATCGGTGCTTCTCTGGGTGCCCTTTTCGGATTTTTGATTGGAATGCTGGTACTTCGTCTTCGAGCAGCTTACCTGGCATTGTTCACCCTTGGCTTCTCTGAAATCCTCAGGGCTACGATCAGCGCAGAAATTGACATCACCCGTGGGCAAGCGGGTATCGAGCTGCCTCACTTGTTTGAAAATGGGGTGGTCTTGTTTGGGTATGAATTTACAAAGACAGATAAGATCCCTCCCTACTTTGTAATGTTCTTCTTGCTGCTTGCTTGTCTAGCCATCCTAGCCTGGCTTGCACAGTCCAGATTTGGACTGTTTATACGTGCTTTGCGGGAGGATGAAGATGCAGCAGCTGCGCTTGGAATCAATATTGTGCGCTACAAGGTCCTAGTCTTCGTGATTACCTGCACAATGGCGGCTTTGGCAGGAGCCGTTCAAGCACACTACATAGGAATCATTACCCCAAACAATCTGATGATTATGCAGATGAGCCTTGTCGTTGCAATGGCAGTCATTGGGGGCTTGGAAAACTTTGCGGCAGCAGCCATTGGAGCGATTATCATTGAATTTATCCTGGAACTTCTGCGCAATAGCTTTGTGATTGGTGGTGTTGAGGTTGATATGACGATTTGGCGTCTTGTTTTCTTCGGAGTGCTGCTTATGGTCACACTCCGATTCTATCGTAATGGATTGATCACCCCAATCATCGAGTTTTTCACTCGGGCGCATGTGGCAGCTGAGACCGTGGCCAAACGTACCAGCGAACCCTCCAGTAATCCAACAGCCTGATTATGGAACTCTCCGTCCGCAACCTGAACAAACGCTTTGGTGGGAATCATGTGCTCAAGGGGCTTTCATTTGAAGTCAGGGGGCCAGAGTTGATTGGTCTGATTGGTCCAAATGGAGCCGGGAAAACTACGCTGACTAACATTCTTGATGGGGCAATTACTCCCAACAGTGGCACGGTCTACCTGAATGGTAAAAGAATCGACCAGTTGCCTCCTTTTGAAGTAGCCCGGGCGGGGTTGGGTCGGACTTTTCAGGTAACTCGCTCTTTCCGTAGAATGACAGTGCTGGAGAACCTTTTTGTTCCTGCTTTGGCCAAAGACCTTACGGTCAGCAAGGAGCAGGTGCTTCCCAAAGCTATGGAAGTCCTCGAATTTTTGACGATTGATCACTTACGCAATGAGTATGCTCAAGCTCTTTCTGGAGGACAGCAAAAATTGTTGGAGCTCGGCAGGTTGCTGATGTTGGATCCTGATATCATTATTTTGGATGAGCCCTTCGCCGGTGTTCACCCAAAGTTGATGGAGATTATCTATGGATATATCCGACGGGTTAATGATGCAGGAAAAGCGATTATTCTGATTAGCCATCAAATGGAATCAATCTTCACTCTTTGCGGTAGACTGCTGGTGCTAAATTTTGGTGAACTAATCGCAGATGGACTCCCAGCTGATGTTAAGAAAGATCCTGCTGTGATTGAGGCCTACTTGGGGAGTGATGAACAGGAACAGCCCCCAGAGGAGCCAACTCCATCCTGTGAAAACAAGACATGAGTACAACAGATTCAACAGCTGGAGTACTGGAACTCAGAGGCTTGGATGTGGGGTATTACAAGGACCTCAACATCTTGCAGGATCTGAATGTGAAAGCGAGGAAGAAACAGATCACCACGATCCTTGGTGCTAATGGTGTTGGTAAATCCACAGCCCTCAAAGCTGCATTTGGGTTTCTCAAGCCCAACCGAGGTGATGTCGTTTTAGAAAACGAAAGTCTCCTCAATATTCCCACACACGAGCGGATTCTCAAGGGTCTCGCCTATATCCCACAGCAACCTGGTGTCTTCAAAGACATGACCGTAGAGGAGAATCTTCAACTCGGGGGTTGGACCTTCCGCAAAGACAAGCAGCAAGTTCGTGACAAGATTGAAGCCAATTATGAACGCTTCCCAGTATTGTGTGAGAAGCGAAAGCAGATTACAGGGGAACTCTCGGGTGGTCAGCAAAGAATGGTTGAGATTAGTCGTACATTGATGGCGGAACCAAAGGTACTGCTCGTAGATGAGCCCACCGCAGGACTTTCGAAGATGCTGGCGGAAGAGGTCTATGAAATGTTAAAGATGCTCGTCACGGTTGATGAATTGACGATTCTCCTGGTTGATCAGGAGATTCGGCAAGCCCTGAAAATAGCAGATTATGTCTATGTGCTGGAACTGGGTAGAAATAAATTTGAAGGACCTGCTCAACAATTTACTGACCTCGAAAAAGCCTTCTGGGTTGGGGGGTGATTTTCTTCTTTTAAGAATCCTGTTGTAAAAAATGACGATGCCTTCCAAGTTGCAAAACTCCCACCTCTTCTACCAGACTAGAAACCATAAACCTCGAGTTTCTCACTCCAAAGGCGTTTACCTTTGGGATCAGCAGGGAAACAAATATCTGGATGCTTCTTCAGGGGCAATGGTCTCCAATATTGGGCACAGCCATCCCAAGGTAATTTCAGCCATCCAAAAACAACTGAATCAGGCAGCATTCGCTTATCGTCTGCATTTTGAAAATGATGCAGCCGAAGAGTTTGCTGAAGATCTCTCTAGGGTTATGCCTGTTGGTCTGAATCGGGTTTTTTTCGCTTCAGGTGGTTCTGAGACGGTTGAATCCTGCCTCAAACTTGCCAGACAGTTTGCTATTTCACGTGGTGAATCCTCTCGATATAAAGTGATTTCACTACACCCCTCTTATCATGGTTGTACGCTTGGATTACTCGGAGTCACTCAGTATGGACCCCTGAATGATCCATTTGATTCCATGTATTTAGAGATGCCAAAGATTGCTGCACCCACAGCATATCGGGATCAGGATTCACTGAGTATGGATCAGCGTGGAGAACGTTATGCGGATCTGCTCGAAAAAGAGATTTTCAACCAGGGGCCAGAAACGGTATTGGCCTTCTTGGCAGAGCCTATCGGGGGGGCTTCAACCGGAGCTTTGGTAGCCCCATGGTCTTACTATCCGAAGGTCAGAAAGATCTGTGACCGCAATGGAGTTTTGTTGATTGCCGATGAGGTGCTCAGTGGTGCTGGTCGCACTGGAGGATATCTGGCACTCAATCATTGGGGCGTTCAAGCAGATATTGTTGCTTTGGCCAAGGGGCTTGCGGCGGGTTACAGTCCCTTGGGAGCAGTTGTCACTAGAAAAGAGTTGGTGGAGTCTGTTTTGGATGATGGTGGCTTTATGCACGGTTATACCTATGCCGGAAACCCGATGGCTTGTGCGGCCGGGAAAGCAGTGCTTGAGGTACTGTTGGAAGAGGGTCTAATGCAGCGAGCTCAAGAACAGGGTGCCAAGCTTCGAGTTGGTTTAGAGGAGTTACAGCAGCAATTTGAATTTATCGGAGATGTTCGTGGTAAGGGGCTTTTGCTCGCATTTGAACTGGTCTTGAACCGCGAAACTTGGGAGGTACTCCCTCCAGTATGGAATGCACACTCACGAATAGTTGAACTGGCTTACAAGGAAAAACTGATCCTCTACTCTCGACGAACGAGAGGTGGATATTCTGGAGATCACTTAATGGTGTGTCCTCCACTCTGCATCACTGATGGCGAATTGGATGAATTGTTGTCAAAACTAAGGCGAACCTTGATCAAGTTTGCCAATGAGCACAAACTCCCCACCAATTTGAAGTCCCCCTCTTCTATTCTAAATTTAGCCGATTGATGAAATCTACGGAGAAACAAAAGGCACTCATCCTAGCGCCTCATACCTTCAACTTTGAGCAAGCCAAGACGGCCTTCGGCTTAATTCGAGGAACAGACCGATTTGAGATAGTGGGGGTGATTGATCCTGAGAAATCAGGCCAGGATGCAGGAGTGATCGTGGATGGGAATATTCGTGGTATGCCCGTCTTTGCCTCTTCAAAACATGCTTTTGAGCAGTTGAGTGAATCCCCTGAGGTGGCCATTGTTGGTATCACTCCCTCTGGAGGGAGGTTGGTCCCAGAATTGTTGAGTTTTATTGAGGAAGCTATCGAAGAAGGACTAGACATCGTCAGTGGCCTGCACGAATTTTTGGAGGAGAAGACACATCTGGTTGAAAGGGCTCGACGAAGGGGAGTGAAGTTACATGACATCCGCAAACCTCGATCAAAGATGGATCTGCACTTCTGGTCTGGTGAAATCACTAAAGTTAGGGCTCCACGGATTGTGGTCATGGGAACGGACTGTGCCGTGGGCAAAAGAACGACCACACGTTGGCTGTTGGAGGCCTGTAATCAATCGGGCATCAAGACAGAGATGATTTTCACAGGGCAAACTGGATGGATGCAGTCTGGACATAATTACGGTCTTCTATTCGATTCGACTCCCAATGATTTTGTCTCTGGAGAATTAGAAGACGCTATTGTTAGGTGTGATCGGGATCGCTCACCAGATTTAATTCTACTGGAGGGGCAATCTTCTTTGAGAAATCCATCTGGTCCCTGTGGGTCAGAGTTCCTTTGCTCCGCTATGGCCAAAGGAGTGATCATGCAGCATGTGCCTGGACGGAAAACTATGCATTTCACCAACACAAGCCTACCAATGCCAGATATTCAGGGTGATTTGGAATTGATTAAAGTTTATGGAGCTAGGACTCTCGCTTTGACACTTAGTTCGGAGGGTCTTGACTCAGCAGAGTTGGAAGATATTAGAATTGCTCATCAGGCAAGTCTGGGACTTCCTGTGTTTTTGCCCAAGGAAAATGGTGTAGAAGAAATCGTTGCTATAATAAGCCAATTTTTAATGTAAAGCGATAGTAATAAAACATAGGTAGCTCACTGCTAAAAATCAGAAAGACTGATTTTGAACACCATAAAAAAATTGTAAAAACTATAAATTAGTATTGACTAATATTTAATAAAAGTTCAGACTAATAATATTCTTTAATAAATTTAAGAAATATTATCTGACGTAGGTATCTGGATATCTACCAATCAGTTGATCAAGGGATTAATGCTTTGGTTTCAAAAGCTTTTTCAATTTGGGGTTTTACAATTCTAGCTCCCATACCTTTAAGTTTTTTAGGAACAGATAGTAATGGAGTTAGACAATCCAGTTGTAGCCTCCAAAGTTTTTCGGGGGTCTGTTGGAAATTAATCTAGTCAATTAGTTAGCCCGAATATGCACAAGCAATCTACTCTATAATTTTAAAATATGAATCAGTAAGCTCATAAGTTGACTTATTGGTCAGATAAAATTGAAGGGTAACATTAGCTTTGTTGATTATTTGTCAGAAGTTCTATCAAAACTACTTGGCCGAATGTTGTAGCCTCCAGAGTTCTACAGGAGTCTGTTGGATAGTCTAGTAGAGTAGTTATGTTGCATAGTTGTCCAAACAACAGCCCCTAAGAACAAGAGAATTTCGAACAGACTCCCGAAGAAAGAGCGGTTTTTCCGTAGCTACAACCAGACTAAGTTCTTCAAGAACTACGTTATTTTCGTGATCATACCTGCGGGTGCGTGCCAGCCCGTAGCCCTATGGCCACTGTGTTAAACAGAGACTTTGGAGGGTGCTCAGTGCGCGTGGCGTGACAAGCGATAATAACATTGTCGAGGCAAACTTTACGTGAGGGTATTGCTTCTCCGGAAGTCAGTACCTGATCGCTAGCTTCAAGGCTAATCACATGTCCAGAGTTTTTGTTGTCGACAAAGAACGTCGTCCGCTAGCCCCCTGCACACCCAGAAGAGCTCACTTGCTCTTATCGGATTGTAAAGCTTCAGTATTGCGACGATACCCATTCACTATCATTCTCAAGGAATCCCACGTAACAGCCACTCCACGACCTCTTAGGCTTAAAATCTACCCTGCGAGTAAAACGACAGGTTTGGCCGTCATAAATGGGTCAACTGCCGAAGTGATCTGGGCCGCTGAAATTAAACACCGCAGTCAACTGATCAAAAAAGCATTGGATACCCGGCGATCTCTACGCAGTGGCCGACGCAATCGCAAAACACGCTATCGACCTGCGCGATGGCTCAATCGAACGCGCAAGCCCCCTGTCTTTTTTGATGCAGAGGGGATCGCTGTCACAGGTAAGTGGTTGCCCCCCTCACTTCAACATCGGGTTGAAGTAGTAATGACCTGGGTAAACCGTCTCCGGCGCTATCTGCCGATCACAGCGATTTCTCAGGAGATGATGCGCTTTGATACGCAAAAGCTACAGAATCTGGAGATCAATGGTGTTGAGTATCAGCAGGGTACTCTGCATGGTTATGAAGTGCGTGAGTATCTTCTAGAAAAGTGGTCACGAGAGTGTGCCTACTGTGGGGCCAGAGAAATACGTCTGGAGATAAATCATATCGTTCCTCGGAGCCGTGGGGGTAGTGATCGGGTCAATAATTTGATGCTAGCTTGTAGATCTTGCCGAGAGCGGAGAGGAGCCACAAATTTGGAAGAATTTCTCTCAACAAAGGCCAAGTTACTAAAGAAACTCCAAAGTCAGGCCAAAGCTCCTTTAAAAGACGTCGCAGCGATAAACTTGACACGCCTAGCACTACTGGAACGCTTGAAGGCTACAGGACTGCCTGTGGAAGTTTCTAGTGGAGGAGAAACAAAGTTCAATCGGAACCAGCAACGAATTCCAAGATCCCATTGGCTCAATGCAGCCTGTATTGGAGCTAGTACGCCGAATAATATAAAATGGGAGCAGGTACAGCCGTTGGCAATCAAGGCAATGGGCCACGGGAAGTGAAAAATGGTAAATGTTGATGCATTCGGATTCCCAAGGGGAAAACCAAAGGGGATTCCAATTCACCCATTTCGCACAGGTGATGTTGTACGGGCTACGATACCTAAGGGTAAGTACGCTGGTGAATATGAGGAAAGGATATCATCAATCAAGACCTCGGAGACAAGGGTAGGGATTCCAGAAAAAAATGGTCAAGGAACA
Above is a genomic segment from SAR324 cluster bacterium containing:
- a CDS encoding branched-chain amino acid ABC transporter permease translates to MTRIQVLWLICFGIVGFFLAFPFIYGGRDYEYIMHICITGFFYAILASSWSMLAGYGGQFSFGHMGFMGLGAYGTALFSHYFYLSPEPTGLCTEFAFGDQYFIIKNPVGVTSSTLTQDCLTKAMENWNGTVEVTPMPIVLGILIGASLGALFGFLIGMLVLRLRAAYLALFTLGFSEILRATISAEIDITRGQAGIELPHLFENGVVLFGYEFTKTDKIPPYFVMFFLLLACLAILAWLAQSRFGLFIRALREDEDAAAALGINIVRYKVLVFVITCTMAALAGAVQAHYIGIITPNNLMIMQMSLVVAMAVIGGLENFAAAAIGAIIIEFILELLRNSFVIGGVEVDMTIWRLVFFGVLLMVTLRFYRNGLITPIIEFFTRAHVAAETVAKRTSEPSSNPTA
- a CDS encoding DUF1611 domain-containing protein — translated: MKSTEKQKALILAPHTFNFEQAKTAFGLIRGTDRFEIVGVIDPEKSGQDAGVIVDGNIRGMPVFASSKHAFEQLSESPEVAIVGITPSGGRLVPELLSFIEEAIEEGLDIVSGLHEFLEEKTHLVERARRRGVKLHDIRKPRSKMDLHFWSGEITKVRAPRIVVMGTDCAVGKRTTTRWLLEACNQSGIKTEMIFTGQTGWMQSGHNYGLLFDSTPNDFVSGELEDAIVRCDRDRSPDLILLEGQSSLRNPSGPCGSEFLCSAMAKGVIMQHVPGRKTMHFTNTSLPMPDIQGDLELIKVYGARTLALTLSSEGLDSAELEDIRIAHQASLGLPVFLPKENGVEEIVAIISQFLM
- a CDS encoding ABC transporter substrate-binding protein is translated as MKTRFLKWCLMAVSLSVIPLASAYAADCVHKVGGLAPLSAPGSVVGGEAMRDAMLLAERDVNAAGGVLGCDLEVVITDTEGLPEKATAMMEKLITQDDVVAVGGGYHSSVGVASKDVANARGIPVVFAETWNDTITGDKQKYIFRIAPLSSWASGVIWQFAAQAPGVKKVAIVTENTDYGIPAAKECEVGLGSKGISSVTFGVDIGTQDFAGIVERVKAENPDYIIVLLTGEAGFNFTQQAADAGTGPQDIMFHANQAGLESKAWWENVPDGRLAFMARIGVPETMYSASALKFAKDYKAKTGKTGVESFALEAYDSIGILAQAINEAGSTNGDAIVSALENISYDGVLGQIYFPYGSKKDPSADGKGDEWWHQWPDVAITMVQYQKEGEPSNTMTIVYPEAYKTGEPEYVD
- a CDS encoding branched-chain amino acid ABC transporter permease, encoding MEFAPIFWWTSLWLLVWGIVGSFGTRRIYLAKDLDTSNAVLMGSLIGASLGPIGLLFLWLKTPEASKRLIILPSLLTVGILMTAFALADPQNNCVSNSSFVLSQITNGLIIGIIYGLMALGLTLIFSILGVVSFSHGEFYMIGGMITYYVTVVWFPGISPVVGILIACLATFILGAVFERLFLTPMYDGRIERPVEYGILVTFGLAFTLMYFVQAVAGSNPVKAKRFFDFPRIRFPSKEDPWLIKTSRGNMELFDTISISNPRFIAAVISILVLLGLLYFLYKTWTGKALRAVSQDREAAAIAGINPHRMNMLAFAMGGMIAALSGATLVQAFSWLPHVGLIPAMRSFVIVVLGGLGSLPGAFFGGIIIGLVEAAGTGCVPDPQKASSYIPAYGMIVLTLTLLLRPTGLMGRRFASGTHGKL
- a CDS encoding ABC transporter ATP-binding protein; translated protein: MELSVRNLNKRFGGNHVLKGLSFEVRGPELIGLIGPNGAGKTTLTNILDGAITPNSGTVYLNGKRIDQLPPFEVARAGLGRTFQVTRSFRRMTVLENLFVPALAKDLTVSKEQVLPKAMEVLEFLTIDHLRNEYAQALSGGQQKLLELGRLLMLDPDIIILDEPFAGVHPKLMEIIYGYIRRVNDAGKAIILISHQMESIFTLCGRLLVLNFGELIADGLPADVKKDPAVIEAYLGSDEQEQPPEEPTPSCENKT
- a CDS encoding GlxA family transcriptional regulator codes for the protein MNGLEKYNQNFHDIDGRLIQPDLRIGFVLVPGFTILPLAGFIDTLRHAADESDYSQQVYCKWKILGPSMEPIPSSCGVTIPPWELYGDPTEFDYIVVVGGQTDLIRFISKQTYEFLRKAEELKIPLVGLCVGVFVLAEAGLLKNQKCAVHPRHLNEFVESYPNIIPVIDELFVIDLNRITCAGGTAAIDLAVTILINHLGETQARKGLSHMMVDQHRENLHTPRHPYDELDHCQDPRIKDAIELMKKNLTFPFCVKDLANQLGCSQRQLERAFQKHAHVSPAKFWRQLRIKRARWYLLNTNLNITRIAFDCGFSDCAHFTNLFTQVYGESPSRFRSVRLQASQSTR
- a CDS encoding aspartate aminotransferase family protein; this translates as MPSKLQNSHLFYQTRNHKPRVSHSKGVYLWDQQGNKYLDASSGAMVSNIGHSHPKVISAIQKQLNQAAFAYRLHFENDAAEEFAEDLSRVMPVGLNRVFFASGGSETVESCLKLARQFAISRGESSRYKVISLHPSYHGCTLGLLGVTQYGPLNDPFDSMYLEMPKIAAPTAYRDQDSLSMDQRGERYADLLEKEIFNQGPETVLAFLAEPIGGASTGALVAPWSYYPKVRKICDRNGVLLIADEVLSGAGRTGGYLALNHWGVQADIVALAKGLAAGYSPLGAVVTRKELVESVLDDGGFMHGYTYAGNPMACAAGKAVLEVLLEEGLMQRAQEQGAKLRVGLEELQQQFEFIGDVRGKGLLLAFELVLNRETWEVLPPVWNAHSRIVELAYKEKLILYSRRTRGGYSGDHLMVCPPLCITDGELDELLSKLRRTLIKFANEHKLPTNLKSPSSILNLAD
- a CDS encoding ABC transporter ATP-binding protein; this encodes MSTTDSTAGVLELRGLDVGYYKDLNILQDLNVKARKKQITTILGANGVGKSTALKAAFGFLKPNRGDVVLENESLLNIPTHERILKGLAYIPQQPGVFKDMTVEENLQLGGWTFRKDKQQVRDKIEANYERFPVLCEKRKQITGELSGGQQRMVEISRTLMAEPKVLLVDEPTAGLSKMLAEEVYEMLKMLVTVDELTILLVDQEIRQALKIADYVYVLELGRNKFEGPAQQFTDLEKAFWVGG
- a CDS encoding histone deacetylase family protein; translated protein: MKFIYTDSHKLHFPQAEYHRGEMVTPFEKPERIDLIMHHLDEAGFTGIQCDDLWNSGPVLKVHSADYLQFLETAWQEWLAAGFKGDLMAGNFPVRRMQQRCPKHIDGKAGFYSSGNDTSINAGTWEAAKASCMVAQQAQKVVANGDAACLALCRPPGHHAGKDLFGGYCFLNNTAVVAQLFIDQGAEKVAIIDIDFHHGNGTQDIFYERGDVLFASLHGQPEDSYPYYSGYADETGKIDGEGYNFNFPMLPGTRYETWAQALDEVINEIQKFRSEALIVSLGVDTYKEDPISFFCMETADYLKCGKQLFKLNLPTVFVLEGGYALDMVGQNVANVLLGFEGG